In Eretmochelys imbricata isolate rEreImb1 chromosome 14, rEreImb1.hap1, whole genome shotgun sequence, a genomic segment contains:
- the LOC144274885 gene encoding uncharacterized protein LOC144274885: MAEEGQHLLEVCSFSSASQCLTIYDVEDLWCYDWHQDSRLLGYKNTARVGEVFEKFFSVVQRRSFAQTALLAIHDPLLRVSQAGLVLVYSLLGEAQQLMGDTHEDVTAKVMSQLHMIRHLHQMPEALQGLWLI, encoded by the exons ATGGCAGAGGAAGGGCAGCACCTGCTAGAGGTTTGTAGCTTCtcatcagcatcacagt gcctgaccatataTGACGTGgaggatctctggtgctatgactggcaccaggacagcaggctcttgggctacaagaacacagccagagtgggggag gtctttgaaaaattcttctccgtcgtgcagagaagatccttcgCACAGACAGcattgctggccatccacgaccccctgctgcgtgtcagccaggctgggctggtgctggtctactccctcctgggggaagcccagcaactgatgggggacacg catgaggatgtcacagccaaggtcatgagCCAGCTTCACATGAttcggcacttgcaccagatgcccgaggcgctgcaagggctgtggctcatctga